In the Pocillopora verrucosa isolate sample1 chromosome 4, ASM3666991v2, whole genome shotgun sequence genome, ttttcaataaatatcaAACTTAGATCTGCTGATTttgttaacttaaaaaaaatacgaaatgTTGGACGTTTTGcgatttatttcaaataaaaaattatacataCACACATAAATTTTGAATCCCCCATATCTTTTCCATTCTTGTCAGTTTTCTATTTAACTTCTCTCTTAAAAAGCTccgttttgtttcgtttcgtttttctgtttttttttttatctgtttgtttttaagtctcgGAGACAAATATTTTGCGTTGTATTTGACTTGACCGAAAGAACTTGACCACCTGCATTCTACTGTTCAAAGTTGTTCTTACCCAGCTCAGCACAAGTTTCTCCGGTCCAAGGGGGCTTGCACTTGCAtgaaaaagtttgtttcttCTCGTCATACACGCAAGCACCTCCATTTTTATAACTGTCGATTATTTGGCAGCCCTAACAAGAAGCAGTGACAGACTATACGTGTAAAAAAACTGTTCAGAACACGAATATGAATGTACTTTGGAATTATTCCAAAGAAGTGCTCAGCTTTTTTCTTGGACTTAATGATTCGAGCTAGGTGTAATATTTCGGACCAAAAATTAATTGCCGTATCAATGAAAATGTAATGGTCGATTTCTGCTGTTATTTAGCCTGTAACAAAGAATAATGcatttaaaattatataaagagggtaagtttctaaagaaactgaggtgctgcttctgtaggagagtataacaaggtaattcaatattatcaactgagtagatGACGTAACTTGGCCTCCCTAGagttgaaagctgacgtttcgagcgttagcccctcgtcagagcgaaagatgGAGGGCTAACGTCAGCTTCGAAACAGGGcatttaaagttttatttgttcCTCTTGTTTAACCGACTGACAGATTCTAAAGACTACTGGAAAGTtaagtgttttctttgaaacatcCATCCTTTCATCTAATGGGTCACTTCTGATCCATCCAATCACCCATCTGCACATCCATCCATTTCATATCAGTATGGAAATGAAATTAGAGAAGATCTCCATAATGCACTGATACcactttcaaaaagaaaattgagctCGCCTTTCACTGAATAGCTGTTTTGATGCCGCAAGCCTTATGTGCCAAAATTTATCATCTGTTTTGGCAGAActtgaataaaaaacaaacaaacaaaaacaactaacCCGTTTGCTTAACCCGTCGCCGgcacaaattacaattttgttaaattAGACTCCTCAAGAAAAAATAGCTTCTGAGACCTGCACAGTATATGTTACCTTCAGTCCGAAAGATTTTTCATGAGAATTCAAAAAGCTAGCACCTATACTGAACAGTAGCCGATAAGACCATAGATTTTGTCAAACGAATTTTTACACGCCAGAAACATATTTTGTCAAGACTGACAGAGGCAGGTCAATGTCTTCTTTCTTCGGCTTATGCTGAAATTAATCAGTCTTTGCGGCGTCTGATAGCTTTATTTTCTCTGTGCTTTAATTCCTGAGCGAAATATTTAGCATGTTTCTAGGAGAAAGAAAATCTGATCATGGTGAATGAAGTTTATGAACAGAAATATTTGTATAACTGATGATTTATATAAGCCGGCATTACCTTATTCAAGGTGAGGTTTGCCCTTCGTCTAAGAAATGGTGACTAATTTTTGCTCTCTTGTCTTTTCCTCGTTGTTTGTCAATTCATGTCATTATTTAAGGCATACATTCATTTCGCTTTCAAAAAAATACCAGCTCTGATTAAAACttaacaacagaaaaaaaacggaaagtttgatttttattgctCGCACTTCGACTGTATTAAGATCGTGGCATACACGAAATCAAGGATTAAATTTTGTCTAATGCCAGCTGCTCGTAATTCAGAATACTCAAGAATAATGCAGAAATCTAGCGtaaataatttctttgtaaagGAGATTCATTGTTAGCAaatcaaaaacgaaaaaaagcgTTGAGAAGGGTAGTAGTCTTAAGAATGTATGCTAATTTTCTCTAACACACTTTGCCGTGAAGAGCACCTGTTAGCTAGTTGGCAATAAATCGAGCCTGCTATCATTTTAGCGACGATATCGCACACGGGATATGTTAGCACAAAAATCGCTTTTGACTCATGATTTACAGTAATACTCGTGTTTTCCCAACACCTCGCACTATTTATTAGGCTGGTAAATCGATAGAAAGTGCCGACTAGCGTTTTTATAAAGTAGCTATGCTCTgggtttttttgtttaagaGCAGTTATTTTTTCCAATCATATGCGCCCATAATTTGAGGAAATTCAAGACATCTATTTTTCAAATACAAGATAGGTTTTTGCTCAACTTCAATTATAGTGCTGTGGTCATGAATTTTCACTTTCCAGCCTTacaattctgaaaattgaaaaaagaaacatacaatATGGTGCCAAAGACTTAAGCCAAAATGTgtcaattcattttaaaaatgaaatgttagcGATATGAAGACACGCaggttaatttcaaaattaaaagccaactaacaatttaaatgttaattAAACTGCAGTTGCGTCAACTTGCGGAGCCTTTTAAAGCCAGATGAGGCATTTTAGGCTGTTCGTTACCTTGAGAGGCACTGAGAAACTGGCACCTTCCTCGAActgcaaaaacatgttttctttgacaGCAGAGCCATCGTGTTTGTCTAGTTCGCAAGTTCCTTTGCCATCGGACTTAGAAATTTTAGGAGCAAgtttgaagtttgttgaagtaCACCAGGCGTTTTTCAAACAAGACTGACTGCACCAAATTTGACCAGGAGACTCAAACCGTTTTACCACAAAGCCTTTAAGCTGCTTATTTGTCAACGTTGTGAAGTATGCTGATCGAGAAACAGTGGATGACTCTAATGCGGTGATGAAAATTGCGTAGAGCAACAACCCTCGAAAAAGAACAAATGGAGGAGCGTTTACAGGTTCCATCACCTCAACCTTCAATGTTTGTTGAAGACTTCAGCCAAGAGTTTACACACGACCACTTACTACGATTTTTTCATTGGCAGATTTAAGTAAGGAAAACTTGCGGAGACGTTCGGTTATACTCGCCCACGCAATGTAATTCATAATTGATTGCCAATACTACAGCGTGGAATGAAAAAGATGCCGATTTTCAATTAACCAAAAAGTGTCGATTGGTTGAGAGAACATTAATTAAACTCCAACAGCGCGGAAACTGAAATTGAGAATACAAAGTTGCACACTGCCAGAAATCTTTTAAGCTGATTTCTTGTGCGCCTAAGAAGAAACAAGCACTCCCCGATTTCATTTATAGGCACCGCAAGGGTTTGcgcaatgtttttgaaaaaaaaaactacccaTGCTTGcatatttattccaaattgcgcgGTTGGATATAAATTTATGACCTACATGAGTGAAAACGTAAGTATCTTCAGCCatagaacatttttttgtacttttgtttACTGTAATTTTGaatgcaaaatgaaataattcatttctttgtATTAAGAAGTATTAAGAAGTACTAATTAAGAAGTGTGAAAAAACTAATGACTTATTCACGGATTTTTAAGAACGAATCAACACGTTGAACTGATAAATCTATAATTTTATGCCTGTCATTACAGATAAAATATGAGAATTTGAAGGAAATTAATTAAGGTAATTTAAGGTGTCCTAGGATGTTAAGCGAGAAATCTTGGTGAATCTTTACCGAGGCAAAGCTTGTTTGACTTTTAAAGCCAAACTTTTTAACAAAGAACAATGAAAGTTAAATGGGAAGTGCGCCCGAGTACCAATTTTTTCCAAGACTAACGCGCTTTCaacctttcactctcaagatctcattagtaattctcctgactgtctgccatacagttcttgtgatatGAGATTGGAGAAACTGGTAGAGGATCAACTATTGATTCCCTAcgtgatatttttccatattctcAACTCTTCTATATTTGATATTGtatagtaaggagaaactctgtattggtcactcatggcTGTTAAAGTGTGGACAATGGCCGTCTTCTAGTCCTTCGTTGctaaataatttaacaaacaaaaataactccCAATCATCGGGAAAAAAGAGTGAGAATTCCTCGGAACATACTCATTATTGCCAAGCTATTGACTCAGTTGGTTCTGATTCAGGATTCAACCACTTTCTTTAATACAATACCCTCGTTATGATAATCATGGCAacatgttaaaaattaatttccattcATTCAACACCAGGACACCGTTAGtcattttttaatatcttttagCAGCTGAAGAGGCCTTGCGCTTGTTTCAGCTGAAACTGAAATGGTCGAAATAAATTCCCAGTTAACTTTTAAACCTTAACGTCGATTCAATATGCGTAGTAAGCCGCCAAGAAAATTGTTACACATTTCAGGGATTATCCTTTCGAACTGAAAATGAGGCAATTTATGTATTTGGAATGTGTAGAAAGGTAATACCATGAAGTAAAAACAactcacaaaacaaaatacacaaaaaaaagaaaagaaagaaacagcagaacgaaaaaaaatggtgTTAACAAACAGTAAGCTTCTAACGGTTGCAACAGAGTTTTTGTATTGTTAGGCCTTAGGAAATCGAAGTTATGCGAAAACCCGCTGAATAAGTTTACATAATTTAGGGAGACGTTTTCTATGTTTTAAGCACGCCCTCAGTCATCGTGCTTATTCACAACAAGAAGCCTTTTAAACTCAAATTACACTTCTTTCAAGTCCTGCCTGTAATGAATTATCTACGAAAACAGAAAGTTTGAAGGCCGTAGGATAAAAAGATAATATTCTAGAAATAAAAAGGTTCTATCTCCCCCATAAGAAAAGAGTATCTTTATACCGAGAGTATCTTTATACCTGGTTAAGAGGTTCCATCAAGAGTAAAATCCCCCTCCTTGattaaacaacttttttgaAAGGCAAAAGTAGACAATCTTATTATTCAGGTTTTTGCGAGAATGTGCGATCATTAAAATCTACATTGCGTAGATCTCAGTTAGAAGTACCAAATACGCCATTCGCTATCATATTCCCTCTCGCCAATTGAATACGAGCTGCTTGTATATACCTAAGGAGGAGCGACGGTATAATTCTCTTCATGTAAGAAAGAAAcccaattaatttttatcagttAAAGGTCCATTTCTAGTTAAGATGTTCCCCCACGTTCTTCTTTTTCGTTGTCTCCATTACCGGGAAAATGATTACCTCGAGCGAACTTCTGGTTGATAGTACATTATGGGAAAAGTTTTAGCAGCGCCATTCCTGATCTCCTTGGGCTGTTAGTGGACGATCATTGCTTTACTGGTTTAATTtgaattgtaacttttgttAATTACATTGTCAGAAAAAATGAATCGCCATATGCAGTTGACTTTTGACAATCAGAATTTCTTCGGTTGAGAtcacgttttcttcgttgtgatcgtgaGGTTGATATGGAACTCGTGATAAGCCAtgttcttaaataagttaattttggatgtacgaccgtacgaccgtacgaccgtacgaccgtacaaggtgctacttttaacatgcgtggtcaactgtaccgcgggcacgccaagGCCACGGCTTTGTctagtagtccagtggtcagtgcactggactccgagtcggacgacctgGGTTCCAGTCCgggccggggcaaggcgttatGCCCTTGAGACATGCGGGAAAAAATAATgcaagctccgcttttaggtttggctaaatctatatattataaggcaagcacgcgcgctatgttatacTAAACTTTATTACAGTAAGATGACTTACTCTCGATTACTTACACTACCTACACAATACTCtacatttacattattttacgaCATATTACACTACTTTCAATATGTTACGGTAAATTACTTACGGCATCTTACTAATGGTATGTAGCAAAATTGtatgctttacaataaaattcgACTTCTTATGCTACTCTGCATTGTTTGGACGACACCCATTCCACAAACCGATTTGTGACAAAAAGCTATTTCGATATACTTTGATTATCGAGTAGACatcataaaatgtattttcttatATGCGCTAGAGTGGCCAGATGAGTCAGTGGCATTGTATCACAGAATTTTCctcgttacattaactaattctttttcatttcaaaatctATTTAGCGAGCAATACGAATGTATCTTTGTCTTAGCAATCAACTTGTTAAAACAAGCTGCATCACTCGAGCGGTTCTGTTTTCTCAGTCTTGTTCTTTTCCTGAAAtaatgattaaagaaaaaaattaataagaagGAAAGTTAATGTGAAGCTTATTCTAGCATAATAAGTTATTTCTGTTTGGTTATAAAACCAAACAGCGGACACCGAGCATGTTACTAGTGCACTCGTTTAAAAATACAATTGCGTCCCAAAGTGTTTAAAACTGGAAGTGACTCACCGTTGGTGTTTTTTGACGGAACCGCTTTATCGCGGTTTGTAGATTCTGTAATGTATTAGTGACCTCCATCAGTTTGCATTGTAACTCTTCTGGAGGTGGATGATCTTCAACAGGCTcctctttttgtgtttttccgTTCACATCAAAATAGCGCTGGATTAGATTTTTGATGACCATTCGACGCTACGAAACACAAAATTGAGTTTTCAGCTCAAGTCACTGCCAAGGCCAAACGACACTAATTCTGCTAGATGTTTGAATGATCAGTTTTGAACAATGTTGCGCATTTTCTCTCTGGTAATGATTATTGCTGGTTTTTGGATAATCTTTAATTGAGTACTAGAACGTATTACAAGGTCGCATTGATTATTTTGCTTTACGGCGCCTTCTGATTGGTTTACGCAACAGTTTGTTGTGCTTCAGttccaaccaatcagaagcatgTCTAAAAAATCAATCGTGACCTGATCATTGACGTTTTTCGTGCTTGAGGCTGTTTacgagttctcattggcttgtttccttcatttccaaatgaaactatTTAGGTTTTAGtatttttcaagtgaaaagcgCTCGGACAGAGGCCAATTCTATCACTCACCCATTCTGGGCCTGTGTTTCATTGGAGAAAAAGTAGGCCAGGGTTACGTAtaagctttcaaaaaaaaaaaacagaaaaagctCAGGAATCAATTGTAGTGTGTCTTTCAACGTACCTAATTACCGATACCTCTACAGTTGTTCATAACTGTGTCATTTTAGCTCTATGGGCTAATCCTAATAAAGTTTATGAATCAGACTCACTCTCTTCTCATTTGTCTTGGTTTTTGGAGACGATTCTTGCTTCTCATTGCAGACGAGACACTTgagaagataaaattaaaaattaaaaattaaaactcgtAGATAGGATTAATTAAATCCCAAACTATTTCTTATTTCTTGGGAGAGGAGGAGAGAAGGAATGCCTTAAATTTTTAGATCCCACCAAATAACCATCTTTTCTCCCTACTAATTGTCATAAATTTCCTTGTAATATGAATTAGGAGAATCAAGTGTTACATTAGGACAACCTCATCCAGCTGATCAGTTTGAGTACTCCGACtaaatattttctaaattatgaaataaaattaccatgagaagttgcatgttgatcacTCTTGGCTCATTTGGTTTACAAGACAAGAAACGAACATCCAAATTTTGTGCAAGTGCTTATACCGTTACTGTTCTTTACTACTTACTTCTCCCATTGAGCTGCACCGTGTAACGAGCCGGCGGATTCCTAAAGCGATCTTTCCTACCGGAAACAAGTTAAACGGGGGAGGCAGAGGACTGATCCTACTGACGTAATACATCCAAACACGGGTACGAGCAAACTTGAATTTCATATCCTTCTCCTCCTGCAAGAATACAGTCGAATGCACTTAATTGGCGCATAGGGAAAGGAAAGAACAAAGGAGGAGATCCATTGATGGCTCCTGAAGAAACTGATGCGCAAAGGGATTCGAGGAAAAGCCTCGGATATATTATTGATTTACTAATGGTAGTTTGATAGATTGATTTATTGACATTGATCAGTCTTCCAAAACCCTTTATTGTTCATACCGTCAAATGTAGGAGAGAAACTCTGGGTTAtgttcaagtgaaaattacGTATTGACAATATTTGTGAGATATTTACATTTCATTGCTAACAGAAAATCAGTCATTGTTAAAGTGTCTGAAATACTACTAATTCCAATAGTTTGGATGCTAGTCAATTGCAATTTACTCCcattcctccccccccccattaTTTTCTAAGGTTTCCCTAACATTTCAACAGCCCTTAAATTTACCCTTAAGTAAAGAGAGAAACTGTAACTACAAGCATCTTTAAAGGAACACAGTCGGATGACCCCCGCCTAATGTTAACCGGACACTTCAATCTACATCCTGGCTTGTTTACCTTAGGACCAACGCATCCCAAACAGGGCTGATAATATGCACTTATCATAAATGGAGTCTGATAATAAATGTAGACATCGAATTTATGCGGTTCACACCCAAGAAGAAACTTATAAAACCAACTCCCCTGGCTTTAAAGTACTTGACCCCTCCCGGCGGATAGAAAATGGGAATGATTTTGCTATCTGTACGTTAATACTTCAGCAGCACTCATAGATTACTGATACTTACAGAAACCTTCTTGAAAGTATTACTGAGCATCGCAATGAGGAGGTTCATTGCAACTAGCACGGAAGCGAGACTGTAAGTGGCGAAGAGCAAGTGTCCAGTGATTTCGGTGATCTCAGCGTTTTTATTCGTGTCAAAGGTTGACTTATCCGCATGTCCGAACAGGGCCCAGAATAAAGTACTTAATACTCCTTCGATTCTACGAGAGAAATTAGACAAATCTTCATAAAAATAACCTACCAAGCTCGTCCGGCAGTACAATGTGTGTGCGACTCATTTTTCGCGTTGTGGAAAAGTGATTTTTAACTGATAATACTTTGCTAAggtaaacaaaaaccaaaatggaaaaataacaaACCAAAACAGATTCTGGATGACTAAGGAGGGAGAGGATTTGTATGAATTTCAAATGGCGACTTTGTGAAGTAGCCCCTTCACAGTATCACTACGATGAAAATGTTTGTACTCGTGTCTCGATTTCTGTTATGTTTAGCTTGGATGCTCATTGTCCATGATTGCACCTCAGTTTCATAAATAAGTAAGAAAATGATATCGCAGTAAAAGGCCATTTATCATCaaagaaaacctttaaaattaaCCTTTAACGAACAAAGCCAAACTAACTATGGAGTAACTTGCTTTAAAACTAGTTTCCGATGATTGTTTAACCATAAAAGTAGAGGCTTATAACAAGCTGAATCAACTCAACTAACACGCAGAAGCGCGGAAATTTTTGACAAACTGCAACTGATAATTTTCATCTCCATCGAAGCTAATCGAGAATGATGCGTAGTTTATGGCCCCTATCCCTTTCCCCATTACTCACACCTTGAGAGTATTCAATAGATTAACTTTGGTATCATCGTCACCATCATTACATTTGTTACCTTTCAAAAGCATGGGTTGTGGTGCTGTTGTTTCCCATATTAGTATGTGCTGCTGTCGACTGCACGTACTGTGAGTACAGTTTTCTCATCGCAAGGGCAAACGCACATACATTGAGagcaaaaaggaagaaaaacttCATGATGTCTTTCCCCATATTCATAAGCGACAAATGCAGCGGCCCTAGGGTGGAGTTCACTTGTAGAGTGTGAGATGCTTCGAAGAAAGTCAACACTACTGCAAAGGAGTAGAAACTGTTGGATAACAGCAACAGGTGGTATGGGGTAAGGGATGTGGAACCCAGTAGTTCCCGGACATGCACGGTCCATTCACCCGAACCCGAGGCTATATATGCGTAGCCCACAATCCACAGAACAGCGGCTATGATGTAGCAGATGATCATGGGTATTACAGCCAGGTGCCACCATTCTGAAAAGTATCGCTCTTTTCCTTGATGAAGAGCTTGTTTGATTTCTTGAACTGTCATTCCGATCACCCAGATGCCAATAATTACATCTATGTGAACAAGAAACGAGAGCATTATGGGGCTGACTCTGAGTAACAGTGAATCAGACATTAAAATATATCAGttcttgaaaacaaattattatcgCTTGTGTTTCGGTTCCTCCTCTGCAATTAAAGAAGCCTAAATGTTTTCGTTTCAGTGCACTTAAGGAGAAGACACTTCCgcgtatgcccgtctatcgcaTCCCATTAAAGTTGAAACTAAAACTTCAACACTTATTgttcatatgataaaatgcttattgactgagttggGTCGagccggacgggaaaatatttggttctCGGTCATAACGCACGGACACTTGTGTGCTCGATCCGATGACCTCGAGCCAAACActttcccgtccggccctccAACTTAGTCAATATCTGTCTAGTTTGGAAGATTATAATAGGTTAAGTAACCAAAATTAACCCCTATACAAAAGTTTTAGACGAGGAGATTAAAAGAACGTGGTTGCTGGGGCTTTTATCTCCTCTCTTAACGATAACATGTCTACTTACTCAATGGCGACAATCGTAAGGACAAGTCATAATAATCTTGGAAGGCAGACAGTGTTATCAAAGCTAGGAACCAGACAACAGAGGAGGCCTGGCTCATTAGCTTGATCAAGGGTATCTCTAACTTCTTGGTAAGAGGGTTGATCGGAGTGAGCATATACACCAGCATGCATAGCGGCATAAAAAGAGTGTACAACATCGCCAGGAAGAGTTTGACAGGAAAACGCATTTGCTGCCATCCAGATGTACCCTTATATACCACTGAATTGAGCATCACTTGGCTGTAAGGGTGAGCtatgaactggaaaaaaaaacattaaaaaatatatctgaaaGTCAGAAGTCAATTTTTATGGTCATAACAACTACAGCTACGAATGCATCAGAATATCTACCATGTGCTCGTCGAGAAAATGTGTTTGTATTTAAGAAAGGAAACTATACTTTGTGAAAACGTGCGCTACAACAGCCCACAGACAGAAGTGGTGGTTTTTACTTCTCTCCGTTCTTGTTGCGCGAGCCACATGCATCTGGCTGTTTTGTAAACGGATGACTAACCGAGCGGGAGAGCTACACAGGAGATATGAGCCTAAGGGCCATATTTCTAATTTAAGTAGTTTACTATATGGCACGCGAACCAAACATTTTCATATTGGATTTATAAGCTTTCGAGGACTAAAATACACGACTCATGATCGTTTCCGTGGAAACTTTCCGTATGAATGAGGAAGCTCAAAGTCAAGGACGCTTAAGGAAGGATCAAGACTACCCCGCCATTCAAAAATACCTCTCAAGTCGCTCATGCGTTGAAGCCGGACACCTTTTCTTTCAAGTAATATTctacaaaactacaaaaccTCAGTGTTTTGACGAGAGACTATATTAAGCGTAATGGTCTCTTGATTTCAATTATTTCTGGCAACAAAACGTGACAGGGGTCTTTACAAGCCCTTTCACGTTTCAACAATAAACTACTGTCTTCATTCTTCTCAGTCTTGCGTTGAGATTATACAGATATGAACAAT is a window encoding:
- the LOC131796006 gene encoding short transient receptor potential channel 5-like, whose protein sequence is MNGGQSTTLNVEEITNGKDVVFSPQLNSAIEEDEMDVLASSMSADEESLFVAVRSGNKEAVQNLLSTKRVDVNCRNANGETALQTAVEEQDLDIMQILLKNNAEIGSALFQAVRNNSLQCVRILVAYDKSRKSFGAKSLEKFSTKGTGRTLGRFDEFLTPLGLAVLNGSYEIVEFLVSKGYKVEHPLTRKSQDFAKQFEEESMIRLKNSVVKLNTYRALASPLYISQLFLHESKNLSTRNTEYSASDPLFRSIVLKKKLKKLSFREGEFRDDYRALSAQCENFAIRLLDECRNLEEIAAVMDMPELDKMEDDAYLRNKEHQLRVLNLAIKYQNIKFIAHPYSQVMLNSVVYKGTSGWQQMRFPVKLFLAMLYTLFMPLCMLVYMLTPINPLTKKLEIPLIKLMSQASSVVWFLALITLSAFQDYYDLSLRLSPLNVIIGIWVIGMTVQEIKQALHQGKERYFSEWWHLAVIPMIICYIIAAVLWIVGYAYIASGSGEWTVHVRELLGSTSLTPYHLLLLSNSFYSFAVVLTFFEASHTLQVNSTLGPLHLSLMNMGKDIMKFFFLFALNVCAFALAMRKLYSQYVQSTAAHTNMGNNSTTTHAFERIEGVLSTLFWALFGHADKSTFDTNKNAEITEITGHLLFATYSLASVLVAMNLLIAMLSNTFKKVSEEKDMKFKFARTRVWMYYVSRISPLPPPFNLFPVGKIALGIRRLVTRCSSMGECLVCNEKQESSPKTKTNEKRRRMVIKNLIQRYFDVNGKTQKEEPVEDHPPPEELQCKLMEVTNTLQNLQTAIKRFRQKTPTEKNKTEKTEPLE